A stretch of Malus sylvestris chromosome 11, drMalSylv7.2, whole genome shotgun sequence DNA encodes these proteins:
- the LOC126590855 gene encoding uncharacterized protein LOC126590855, which translates to MPFRSVPLTPHLTLSLCPPPMDATPSPSTTSIGIALRPAPPPLSIPIPIPIPISFSIPLSAPTSPPRMPLSAPALLPRMLILSLRNPSRLPILSFLRSFGLLPLELVLYGFNLDTLTNLLSKEDEVEYSSGELRSEAFLESKFAEEKPRPCLNLAAPSRVELACIIRSGVTGSGFLLPNGLLVPFSRRRRRVREACHENQPPDGYS; encoded by the exons ATgccgttccgttccgttccgttaACCCCtcatctcactctctctctctgccctcCCCCAATGGATGCTACTCCATCTCCGTCGACTACCTCCATCGGAATCGCTCTCAGACctgctcctcctcctctctctatcCCTATCCCTATCCCTATCCCTATCTCTTTCTCTATACCTCTCTCTGCTCCTACTTCTCCGCCTCGAATGCCTCTCTCTGCTCCTGCTCTGCTTCCTCGAATGCTTATTCTCTCTCTCCGAAACCCCAGCCGGTTGCCTATTCTCTCTTTCCTCCGCTCATTCGGCCTTCTTCCTCTTGAGCTTGTTCTGTATGGATTCAATCTGGACACCTTAACAAACTTACTGAGTAAGGAGGACGAGGTGGAATACAGCAGCGGTGAGCTGCGCTCAGAGGCATTTTTGGAATCGAAGTTTGCGGAAGAGAAGCCGAGGCCTTGTTTGAATCTGGCGGCTCCTTCGCGCGTCGAGTTAGCTTGTATTATCAGGTCTGGTGTGACGGGTTCGGGGTTCCTTCTCCCCAATGGATTGTTGGTCCCCTTCTCTCGCCGTCGACGACGAGTTCGAGAAGCTTGCCATGAGAATCAACCCCCCGAT GGTTACAGTTGA